A genome region from Carya illinoinensis cultivar Pawnee chromosome 2, C.illinoinensisPawnee_v1, whole genome shotgun sequence includes the following:
- the LOC122300196 gene encoding mitochondrial import inner membrane translocase subunit PAM16 like 2-like, which yields MASKILANLLVMGSGILARAVVQAYRQALANASKSGVAQETLQNAVRRASKAMTEQEARQILGVSEQTAWDEILKKYNALFERNAKNGSFYLQSKVHRAKECLEPVYRDKGPDTP from the exons ATG GCTTCGAAGATTCTTGCTAACTTACTCGTGATGGGCTCTGGTATATTAGCAAGGGCTGTTGTCCAGGCTTATCGTCAAGCGCTTGCAA ATGCCTCAAAATCTGGCGTTGCCCAAGAAACATTACAAAACGCAGTCCGTAGAGCAAGCAAAGCAATGACAGAGCAAGAAGCTAGGCAGATTCTTGGTGTCTCTGAGCAAACTGCTTGGGATGAGATTTTAAAG AAATACAACGCTTTGTTTGAGAGGAATGCTAAGAATGGGAGCTTTTACCTTCAGTCGAAGGTTCACAGAGCCAAGGAATGTTTAGAGCCTGTCTATCGAGACAAAGGTCCGGATACCCCCTAG